The proteins below come from a single Marinobacter bohaiensis genomic window:
- the trpA gene encoding tryptophan synthase subunit alpha — translation MSRIETVLQKLKGQGRKALIPYITAGDPHPDHTVELMHALVAAGADIIELGVPFSDPMADGPVIQLACERALVHGTSLRQVIGMVKTFREQDPDTPVVLMGYLNPVEAMGYDAFTEAARDAGVDGVLTVDLPPEEADDVAPLFARAGLDPIFLLAPTTTEDRIRAISEHSSGYVYYVSFKGVTGASRIDVADVAEKVNRIHSLTAVPVGVGFGIRDAQTAAAVGRVSDGVIVGSVLVDTIAKNQEDIDALKAALTQLLKPMREALDELAS, via the coding sequence ATGAGTCGTATTGAGACAGTCCTGCAGAAACTCAAGGGCCAGGGCCGCAAGGCGCTGATTCCGTACATTACCGCCGGGGATCCGCATCCCGACCACACCGTGGAGCTGATGCACGCCCTGGTTGCCGCCGGAGCCGATATTATCGAGCTGGGCGTTCCTTTCTCAGACCCCATGGCCGACGGCCCAGTCATCCAGCTGGCGTGCGAGCGAGCCCTGGTCCACGGCACCTCGCTGCGTCAGGTCATTGGCATGGTGAAGACCTTCCGCGAGCAGGACCCGGACACCCCGGTCGTGTTGATGGGTTATCTCAACCCGGTGGAAGCCATGGGCTACGATGCGTTCACCGAGGCCGCACGGGATGCCGGCGTGGATGGTGTGCTGACGGTCGACCTGCCGCCGGAAGAGGCGGATGATGTGGCACCGCTGTTCGCCAGGGCCGGGCTTGATCCGATCTTCCTGCTGGCGCCGACCACCACCGAAGATCGTATCCGCGCCATCAGTGAGCACAGTTCCGGCTATGTCTACTATGTTTCCTTTAAGGGCGTAACGGGCGCGTCACGTATCGACGTGGCCGACGTGGCCGAGAAGGTCAATCGTATCCATTCGCTGACGGCGGTGCCGGTTGGCGTTGGCTTCGGTATTCGCGACGCACAGACGGCCGCGGCTGTGGGGCGGGTATCCGATGGTGTAATTGTGGGAAGCGTCCTGGTGGATACAATTGCCAAAAATCAGGAAGACATCGACGCCCTCAAGGCGGCGTTGACGCAACTTCTGAAACCGATGCGTGAAGCGCTGGACGAGCTGGCCTCCTGA
- the accD gene encoding acetyl-CoA carboxylase, carboxyltransferase subunit beta codes for MSNWLDKIMPSMIRSDSKQRTSVPEGLWKKCPKCGAFLYKPELDKNLDVCPKCEHHLRVSARRRLDIFLDPDGRDEIGADLEPWDRLKFKDSKRYKDRLAQAQKGTRENDALVAMRGRTLGLPVVACAFEFNFMGGSMGQVVGEKFVQAVNVSLEERIPLVCFSASGGARMQEAILSLMQMAKTAAALERLKQEGIPFISVLTDPVFGGVSASLAMLGDLNVAEPYALIGFAGPRVIEQTVREKLPEGFQRSEFLLEHGAIDMIVGRHDMRYRLASVLAKFTGQEAPQPDPEREPEPGEETEIPDAPSA; via the coding sequence ATGAGTAACTGGCTGGACAAGATCATGCCGAGCATGATTCGCTCGGACTCCAAGCAGCGGACGAGCGTTCCCGAAGGCCTCTGGAAAAAATGCCCCAAGTGCGGCGCTTTCCTCTACAAGCCAGAACTCGACAAGAACCTGGATGTCTGCCCGAAGTGCGAACACCACCTGAGGGTGTCCGCACGTCGCCGGCTGGACATCTTCCTGGATCCCGATGGGCGCGACGAGATCGGCGCTGATCTGGAACCCTGGGATCGCCTGAAGTTCAAGGACAGCAAACGCTACAAGGACCGTCTGGCCCAGGCGCAGAAGGGCACCAGGGAGAACGATGCGCTTGTCGCCATGCGTGGTCGCACGCTGGGTCTGCCGGTGGTCGCCTGCGCCTTCGAATTCAACTTCATGGGCGGCTCCATGGGGCAGGTGGTGGGCGAAAAGTTCGTCCAGGCCGTGAATGTGTCCCTGGAGGAGCGTATTCCTCTGGTGTGTTTCTCCGCCAGTGGTGGCGCCCGTATGCAGGAAGCCATCCTGTCGCTGATGCAGATGGCGAAAACCGCCGCGGCCCTGGAGCGCCTGAAGCAGGAAGGTATTCCCTTTATTTCCGTGCTCACCGACCCGGTTTTCGGTGGCGTGTCCGCCAGTCTGGCCATGCTGGGCGACCTGAATGTGGCCGAGCCTTACGCCCTGATCGGCTTCGCCGGCCCGCGGGTAATCGAGCAGACCGTGCGTGAAAAGCTTCCGGAAGGCTTCCAGCGCAGTGAGTTCCTGCTTGAACACGGGGCCATCGACATGATCGTTGGGCGCCACGATATGCGTTACCGCCTGGCCAGCGTGCTGGCCAAGTTCACGGGCCAGGAGGCGCCGCAGCCTGATCCGGAGCGCGAGCCAGAGCCGGGTGAAGAGACTGAAATCCCCGATGCCCCGAGCGCCTGA
- the folC gene encoding bifunctional tetrahydrofolate synthase/dihydrofolate synthase: MPRAPESGATVNEWLAYLEALHPKDIDLGLDRVLLVLRRLFPRHPGARIVTIGGTNGKGTTVAALERLLLSRGRSVGAYTSPHLQVYNERVRLNGLDIDDASLVDAFERVEAARRGVSLTYFEFGTLAAFVAFGKAGVEDWLLEVGLGGRLDAVNVLDADLAIITSVDLDHTAWLGDDREQIGFEKAGILRFGQDAIYAESNPPRSVLQQAAAQKVRFRRLGEDYRIDRNTDGRACVVTDDWRVTLPEGGLPVGSLAAAVQGFRILEPDVAEEAIAQALEQVAVPGRFETLQSSPRVIVDVGHNPHAARWLREQIAKLGVSGQVRAVYACLEDKDSAGVVSAVSSVIGTWYLAPLTVPRGLDLPGLERRLEAVLAGHDRVRGCPSVSAAIDAAIADADPADVVVVFGSFFTVAEARQHLG, from the coding sequence ATGCCCCGAGCGCCTGAATCCGGAGCCACTGTCAACGAGTGGCTCGCCTACCTCGAAGCACTGCATCCCAAGGACATCGATCTGGGGCTGGACCGGGTACTCCTGGTCCTGCGCCGGCTCTTTCCGCGTCACCCCGGTGCAAGGATCGTTACGATCGGCGGAACCAACGGCAAGGGCACGACGGTCGCAGCACTGGAGCGCCTTTTACTGTCCCGCGGGCGCTCTGTGGGTGCCTACACATCGCCGCATCTGCAGGTCTATAACGAACGCGTCCGGCTCAACGGTCTGGACATCGATGACGCCTCCCTGGTGGACGCCTTCGAGCGTGTGGAGGCGGCCCGCCGGGGCGTCTCGCTGACTTATTTCGAGTTCGGCACCCTGGCGGCGTTCGTTGCCTTCGGAAAGGCAGGCGTCGAGGACTGGCTGCTGGAAGTCGGTCTGGGCGGGCGCCTGGACGCCGTCAATGTGCTGGATGCCGACCTGGCCATCATCACCTCCGTCGACCTGGATCACACCGCCTGGCTGGGCGACGACCGCGAGCAGATCGGCTTCGAGAAAGCGGGCATCCTGCGATTTGGTCAGGATGCGATCTACGCCGAGTCTAATCCGCCGCGCTCTGTGCTGCAGCAGGCAGCGGCGCAGAAGGTCAGGTTTCGCCGCCTGGGCGAAGACTACCGGATTGATCGCAACACCGATGGCAGGGCCTGCGTGGTCACCGATGACTGGCGCGTGACGCTGCCGGAGGGTGGCTTGCCGGTAGGGAGTCTGGCGGCGGCGGTCCAGGGGTTCCGGATACTCGAGCCGGACGTTGCTGAAGAAGCGATTGCCCAGGCGCTGGAACAGGTAGCCGTGCCGGGCCGTTTTGAGACATTGCAATCGTCACCGAGGGTGATCGTGGATGTTGGTCACAACCCCCATGCCGCACGCTGGCTCCGGGAGCAGATCGCGAAACTGGGTGTCTCGGGTCAGGTGAGGGCGGTGTATGCCTGCCTGGAAGACAAGGATTCCGCTGGCGTGGTGTCCGCCGTCTCATCCGTTATCGGCACCTGGTATCTGGCCCCACTGACGGTTCCCCGAGGATTGGATCTGCCAGGGCTTGAGCGCCGCCTTGAGGCGGTTCTGGCCGGACACGACCGGGTTCGTGGTTGCCCGTCGGTCAGTGCCGCCATCGACGCCGCCATCGCTGACGCCGATCCGGCGGACGTTGTCGTCGTCTTCGGCTCTTTCTTTACCGTTGCCGAGGCGCGACAGCACCTGGGCTGA
- a CDS encoding SPOR domain-containing protein, which yields MDGLKQRIVGALVLISLAVIFVPMLFDEPHTERTTRTIDLPEEPAFPAVEMNDAQGDAEPSGTGGAIANGGSDSGNSQGYTIEESAPVVESPQSPSEEPASGTAESVAAAPEPEPAPEPEPVERQEEAPAAAAASQAEPAEPEPADKANYQQVLKGAWLVQLGSFGNEKNALRLRDKVREQGYAAYTQSVERGDLTLTRVFSGPFVSEDEARSAKQRLDKTFALNSLVMSGDK from the coding sequence GTGGATGGACTCAAACAGCGTATCGTTGGCGCACTGGTATTGATTTCCCTGGCTGTTATCTTTGTCCCGATGCTGTTCGACGAGCCGCATACAGAGCGAACCACCCGAACCATCGACCTGCCGGAAGAACCGGCCTTTCCTGCCGTTGAAATGAACGATGCCCAGGGCGATGCCGAGCCCTCCGGCACCGGTGGAGCCATCGCCAATGGCGGCTCCGATTCCGGTAACTCGCAAGGTTACACCATCGAAGAGTCGGCGCCGGTGGTTGAGTCGCCCCAATCCCCGTCGGAGGAACCCGCTTCCGGAACCGCCGAGAGCGTTGCAGCGGCACCGGAACCGGAACCTGCTCCCGAACCGGAGCCAGTGGAGCGCCAGGAGGAGGCGCCGGCTGCCGCGGCGGCCAGCCAGGCCGAGCCAGCCGAGCCGGAACCGGCCGACAAAGCCAATTATCAGCAGGTGCTGAAAGGCGCCTGGCTGGTCCAGTTGGGTAGCTTTGGCAATGAGAAAAATGCCTTGCGTCTGCGCGACAAGGTCCGGGAGCAGGGCTACGCGGCCTACACCCAGAGCGTTGAGCGCGGTGACCTGACGTTGACCCGGGTGTTTTCCGGCCCCTTCGTGAGCGAAGACGAAGCCCGTTCCGCCAAACAGCGCCTGGACAAGACGTTTGCCCTTAACAGTCTGGTGATGTCGGGCGATAAGTAG
- a CDS encoding CvpA family protein, whose protein sequence is MDALIWIDWVIITIITVSTLISLKRGFVREALSLVTWVCAFIIARTFHPQMQSLLESTVETPLVRLIAAFAILFFGTLIVGAVINNLIGQLVRATGLSATDRVLGMGFGLLRGVLVVIVAIAFVRYTPLSQDTWWRESIMIDRLALVEQWSRRMLGDEFERWLGPAGEPASTVQAQPGNEAMISVLEK, encoded by the coding sequence ATGGACGCGCTGATCTGGATAGACTGGGTCATCATCACAATCATCACGGTTTCGACCCTGATCAGCCTCAAGCGCGGTTTTGTCAGGGAGGCGCTGTCCCTGGTCACCTGGGTATGCGCCTTTATCATCGCGCGCACCTTTCACCCGCAGATGCAGTCGCTGCTGGAGAGCACCGTCGAGACCCCGCTGGTCCGGCTGATTGCCGCGTTTGCCATCCTGTTTTTTGGTACCCTGATCGTGGGTGCCGTGATCAATAACCTGATCGGACAACTTGTCCGCGCCACCGGTCTTTCCGCTACCGATCGTGTACTGGGAATGGGATTTGGCCTGTTGCGTGGCGTTCTGGTCGTAATTGTCGCCATTGCCTTCGTGCGTTATACGCCATTGTCCCAGGATACCTGGTGGAGAGAGTCGATCATGATTGACCGGCTGGCCCTGGTGGAACAGTGGTCCCGGCGCATGCTGGGCGATGAGTTTGAACGATGGCTCGGACCGGCCGGGGAACCCGCTTCCACGGTTCAGGCACAACCGGGCAACGAAGCCATGATTTCTGTACTGGAGAAGTAA
- the purF gene encoding amidophosphoribosyltransferase, translated as MCGIVGIVSTSNVNQTLYDALTVLQHRGQDAAGIVTFQDERFYLRKDNGLVRDVFRTRHMRRLVGNVGIGHVRYPTAGSSSSAEAQPFYVNSPYGITLAHNGNLTNADELSQDLFRTDLRHINTNSDSEVLLNVFAHELQKQGKLVPTKDEIFAAVSAVHERCRGAYAVIAMITGYGIVGFRDPKGIRPACFGVRETEAGKEYMIASESVALNAAGFKLVRDIEPGEAVYIETDGTLYNQQCAKDPHLIPCIFEHVYFARPDTILDKVSVYKARLRMGETLADKVLRERPDHDIDVVMPIPDTSRTSAIQMAHRLGVKFREGFIKNRYIGRTFIMPGQKMRKKSVRQKLNPIDLEFKDKNVLLVDDSIVRGTTCEEIVQMARDAGARKVYFASAAPPVRYPNVYGIDMPAASELIAHDRSIEEIQDMIGADWLVYQDLDDLITCVNDVNPEIEAWECSVFDGKYVTGDIDAAYLANLESQRSESSRAKKSTAMSTENGIIDLHNDED; from the coding sequence ATGTGTGGCATTGTCGGTATCGTAAGTACCTCTAACGTCAACCAGACGCTGTACGACGCGTTGACGGTTCTTCAGCACCGGGGGCAGGATGCGGCCGGCATCGTAACCTTCCAGGACGAGCGCTTTTATCTGCGCAAGGACAACGGCCTGGTGCGGGACGTGTTCCGCACCCGCCATATGCGCCGCCTGGTGGGCAACGTGGGTATTGGTCACGTGCGCTATCCCACGGCGGGCAGTTCCAGTTCGGCCGAGGCCCAGCCTTTCTATGTGAACAGCCCTTATGGCATTACCCTGGCTCATAACGGCAACCTGACCAACGCCGACGAGCTGAGCCAGGATCTGTTCCGCACCGACCTGCGCCACATCAATACCAATTCCGATTCCGAAGTCCTGCTCAACGTGTTCGCCCACGAGCTGCAGAAGCAGGGCAAGCTGGTGCCGACCAAGGACGAAATCTTTGCCGCGGTCAGCGCCGTCCACGAGCGTTGTCGTGGTGCTTACGCGGTGATTGCCATGATTACCGGCTACGGCATCGTCGGGTTCCGCGATCCCAAGGGGATCCGCCCAGCCTGTTTCGGCGTGCGCGAGACCGAAGCCGGCAAGGAATACATGATTGCCTCCGAAAGCGTGGCCCTGAACGCCGCCGGCTTCAAACTGGTTCGCGACATCGAGCCGGGCGAAGCGGTCTACATCGAGACCGACGGCACGCTCTACAACCAGCAGTGCGCCAAGGACCCGCATCTGATCCCGTGTATCTTCGAGCACGTCTATTTTGCCCGTCCGGATACCATTCTCGACAAGGTGTCGGTCTACAAGGCGCGCCTGCGCATGGGGGAAACCCTGGCGGACAAGGTTCTGCGCGAGCGTCCCGATCATGATATCGACGTGGTGATGCCGATCCCCGACACAAGCCGGACCTCGGCCATCCAGATGGCGCACCGCCTTGGGGTCAAGTTCCGCGAAGGCTTCATCAAGAATCGCTACATCGGCCGGACGTTCATCATGCCCGGCCAGAAGATGCGCAAGAAGTCCGTGCGCCAGAAGCTGAACCCCATTGATCTGGAGTTCAAGGACAAGAACGTGCTGTTGGTGGACGACTCCATTGTGCGCGGCACCACCTGTGAAGAAATCGTGCAGATGGCCCGCGACGCCGGAGCGCGCAAGGTGTACTTCGCGTCCGCAGCGCCCCCGGTGCGTTATCCGAACGTCTACGGCATCGATATGCCGGCGGCCAGCGAGCTGATCGCGCACGATCGTTCGATCGAGGAAATCCAGGACATGATCGGTGCCGACTGGCTGGTGTACCAGGACCTGGACGACCTGATCACCTGCGTCAATGACGTCAATCCCGAGATCGAAGCCTGGGAGTGCTCCGTTTTCGATGGCAAGTACGTCACCGGCGACATCGACGCGGCCTATCTCGCCAACCTGGAAAGCCAGCGCAGTGAAAGCTCCAGGGCGAAGAAAAGCACTGCGATGAGCACCGAAAACGGCATTATCGACCTGCACAACGACGAAGACTGA
- a CDS encoding O-succinylhomoserine sulfhydrylase produces MTKIREEHNLIPETDLEGVSVDTLAVRAGQMRTAQLEHSDAIFPTSSFVYGSAAQAAARFGGEEPGNIYSRFTNPTVQSFEARIAAMEGGERAVGTASGMAAILSTCMALLQAGDHVVCSRGVFGTTNVLFQKYLARFGVDTTFVSLTDMEGWRAAIRPETKMLFLETPSNPLCEVADLQELSALAKSHDALLVVDNCFCTPILQRPFEYGADIVIHSATKYLDGQGRCIGGVVIGSNALMEEVYGFMRSAGPSLSPFNAWVFLKGLETLPIRMRAHCASALELAQWLEQHPAVERVFYAGLESHPQHELARRQQKGFGGVLSFRVKGAREEAWQVIDSTQVMSITGNLGDTRTTVTHPATTTHGRLSAEDKAEAGITENLIRISVGLEDIDDLKADLARGLDALTR; encoded by the coding sequence ATGACCAAGATCCGTGAGGAGCATAACCTGATCCCGGAAACCGACCTTGAGGGCGTGTCCGTCGACACGTTGGCGGTGAGGGCAGGGCAGATGCGGACCGCCCAGCTTGAGCACAGCGATGCCATTTTTCCCACCTCCAGCTTCGTCTATGGCAGCGCGGCCCAGGCCGCGGCGCGCTTTGGTGGCGAGGAGCCGGGCAACATCTACTCCCGCTTCACCAACCCCACGGTCCAGTCCTTCGAGGCGCGTATTGCGGCGATGGAAGGGGGCGAGCGGGCCGTGGGCACGGCATCCGGCATGGCCGCGATTCTCAGTACCTGCATGGCGCTGCTGCAGGCGGGAGATCATGTGGTGTGCTCGCGCGGCGTTTTCGGTACCACCAATGTGCTGTTCCAGAAGTACCTGGCCCGTTTCGGCGTCGACACCACGTTCGTCAGCCTGACGGATATGGAAGGCTGGCGTGCGGCAATCCGCCCCGAAACGAAAATGCTGTTCCTGGAAACGCCGTCCAACCCGTTGTGTGAAGTGGCGGACCTGCAGGAGCTGTCGGCGCTGGCCAAGAGCCACGACGCGTTGCTGGTGGTCGATAACTGCTTCTGCACGCCGATCCTGCAGCGGCCGTTCGAATACGGTGCCGATATTGTGATTCACTCGGCCACCAAGTACCTCGATGGCCAGGGGCGCTGTATCGGCGGTGTGGTCATCGGTTCCAACGCGCTGATGGAAGAAGTCTACGGCTTCATGCGCTCGGCCGGTCCCAGCCTGAGTCCATTCAACGCCTGGGTCTTCCTTAAAGGTCTGGAAACGTTACCGATTCGTATGCGCGCCCACTGTGCCAGTGCGTTAGAGTTGGCCCAGTGGCTGGAACAGCACCCGGCGGTGGAGCGCGTGTTCTACGCGGGCCTGGAGTCCCATCCCCAGCATGAACTGGCCCGCCGGCAGCAGAAAGGCTTCGGTGGCGTCCTGTCATTTCGGGTGAAGGGCGCTCGCGAGGAGGCCTGGCAGGTCATCGACTCGACGCAGGTGATGTCCATCACCGGTAACCTGGGGGATACCCGCACCACCGTGACTCATCCGGCCACCACCACTCACGGCCGCCTGTCCGCCGAAGACAAGGCTGAGGCGGGGATCACGGAAAACCTGATCCGGATATCGGTCGGGCTGGAAGATATTGACGACCTGAAGGCCGATCTGGCCCGCGGGTTGGACGCATTGACGCGCTAA
- a CDS encoding DNA translocase FtsK produces MSERKKASEETQLTEKQQRFRKLLAQGGREGALIALVALCIYLLMALVSFSPKDPGWASIGHDVTVVNYAGRTGAWIASLLIDFFGQVGFLFPAMVAFYAFLLVKHRNDPLELHWPLLALRFGGFVLIVLSATSLLSMYSIMGLDASAGGVIGVEVSETMVGAFNLPAATLLLVAIFLFALTVFTGLSWFQLMDQLGDYTLKSVEWVRTQFDTSGDDDDDLPEPEPKRREPPLINDRVAEEDDRPSLFERLRNLFRRSEPDDPFEETQPQRIEPSVDGLAATPADDTPVDSGFSAREETPAPPVAKAKPPAQKTPAQPESRSVKISPFQRKDEGSANKKESGRQPSLFDNIDSPLPPLTLLDPPDTNKKKGYSEESLEHMSRLLEEKLSDFGVKVEVVEVNPGPVITRFEIKPAPGVKVSRISNLAKDLARSLAVLSVRVVEVIPGKSVVGIEIPNEEREMVRLREVLSSKAYEDPSSPLTLALGNDIGGNPMTANLGKMPHLLVAGTTGSGKSVGVNAMILSMLLKATPDEVRFIMVDPKMLELSIYDGIPHLLAPVVTDMKEAANGLRWCVAEMERRYRLMAALGVRNLAGFNRKVKDAIEAGEPIPDPLWTPDEHLDNAEEARPALEPLPFIVVVIDEFADMMMIVGKKVEELIARIAQKARAAGIHLILATQRPSVDVITGLIKANIPTRISFSVQSKIDSRTVLDQGGAEQLLGHGDMLYLPPGSGLPVRVHGAFVDDDEVHRIVNAWKERGEPVYVDDVLNGAEGESLPGVPTLSEGGGDSEGDSLYDEAVAFVTEGRRVSISSVQRKFKIGYNRAANLVEAMEASGVVSPAGHNGAREVLAPPPPRD; encoded by the coding sequence ATGTCAGAACGGAAAAAAGCGAGCGAAGAGACTCAGCTGACGGAAAAGCAGCAGCGCTTTCGCAAACTGCTGGCGCAGGGTGGTCGCGAAGGGGCGCTGATTGCCCTCGTGGCCCTGTGCATTTACCTGCTGATGGCGCTGGTCAGTTTCAGTCCGAAAGACCCTGGCTGGGCCAGTATCGGGCACGACGTCACGGTGGTGAATTACGCCGGGCGCACCGGTGCCTGGATCGCCAGTCTGCTGATCGATTTCTTCGGGCAGGTGGGCTTCCTGTTTCCGGCGATGGTGGCTTTCTATGCCTTCCTGCTGGTCAAGCATCGCAACGATCCGCTGGAGCTGCATTGGCCCCTGCTGGCGCTGCGCTTTGGCGGTTTTGTGCTTATTGTCCTGAGCGCCACGAGCCTGCTGTCGATGTACTCCATCATGGGGCTGGACGCCAGCGCCGGTGGCGTCATCGGCGTCGAGGTTTCGGAAACCATGGTGGGGGCCTTTAACCTGCCGGCGGCGACCCTCCTCCTGGTGGCGATCTTCCTGTTTGCCCTGACCGTGTTTACCGGGCTGTCCTGGTTCCAGTTAATGGACCAGTTGGGCGACTATACGCTGAAGTCGGTGGAGTGGGTCCGCACCCAGTTTGATACCTCCGGCGATGACGACGATGACTTGCCCGAACCCGAGCCGAAGCGCCGGGAACCGCCGCTGATTAACGACCGCGTCGCCGAGGAAGACGACAGGCCTTCCCTGTTCGAGCGTCTGCGTAACCTGTTCCGCCGCTCCGAACCCGACGATCCCTTCGAGGAAACCCAGCCTCAGCGAATCGAGCCCAGTGTGGATGGTTTGGCGGCCACGCCGGCCGACGATACGCCCGTCGACAGCGGCTTTTCCGCACGCGAAGAGACGCCGGCGCCACCGGTCGCCAAGGCCAAGCCTCCCGCTCAAAAAACGCCGGCCCAGCCGGAATCCCGCTCGGTGAAGATTTCGCCGTTCCAGCGAAAGGACGAAGGGTCAGCCAACAAGAAGGAATCCGGGCGTCAGCCGTCGCTGTTCGACAACATCGACAGTCCGCTGCCGCCGCTGACCCTGCTTGATCCGCCGGATACCAACAAGAAGAAGGGGTATTCCGAGGAGTCGCTGGAGCATATGTCGCGGCTGCTGGAAGAGAAGCTGTCCGATTTTGGCGTCAAGGTGGAAGTGGTCGAGGTCAATCCCGGGCCGGTCATCACCCGGTTCGAGATCAAGCCGGCGCCTGGCGTGAAAGTCAGCCGGATTTCCAACCTGGCCAAGGACCTGGCCCGCTCGCTGGCGGTGCTCAGTGTGCGGGTGGTGGAAGTCATTCCCGGCAAGTCCGTGGTGGGTATTGAGATTCCCAACGAAGAGCGGGAAATGGTGCGGCTGCGCGAGGTGCTGTCGTCCAAGGCCTATGAGGATCCGTCCTCGCCGCTGACTCTGGCGCTGGGCAACGACATCGGCGGTAATCCGATGACCGCCAACCTGGGCAAGATGCCGCATCTGCTGGTGGCCGGTACCACCGGCTCCGGTAAGTCCGTCGGGGTCAACGCCATGATTCTCAGCATGCTGCTGAAGGCGACGCCGGACGAGGTCCGCTTCATCATGGTGGACCCGAAGATGCTGGAACTGAGCATCTACGACGGCATTCCGCACCTGTTGGCGCCGGTCGTTACCGATATGAAAGAGGCAGCCAACGGCCTGCGCTGGTGCGTGGCGGAAATGGAGCGTCGCTACCGGCTGATGGCTGCCCTCGGGGTGCGCAACCTGGCCGGTTTCAACCGCAAGGTGAAAGACGCCATCGAAGCCGGCGAGCCGATCCCGGATCCGCTCTGGACGCCGGACGAGCACCTGGATAACGCCGAGGAAGCCCGCCCGGCCCTGGAGCCGTTGCCGTTCATCGTCGTGGTGATCGACGAGTTCGCCGACATGATGATGATCGTCGGCAAGAAGGTCGAAGAGCTCATCGCGCGGATTGCCCAGAAAGCACGGGCCGCCGGTATCCACCTGATCCTGGCAACCCAGCGCCCGTCGGTGGATGTCATCACCGGCCTGATCAAGGCCAACATCCCGACGCGGATCTCCTTCTCGGTCCAGTCCAAGATCGATTCGCGCACCGTCCTGGACCAGGGTGGGGCGGAGCAGCTGCTCGGCCACGGGGACATGCTCTACCTGCCGCCCGGCTCCGGCCTGCCGGTGCGGGTGCACGGCGCGTTCGTCGACGACGACGAAGTTCACCGCATCGTCAATGCCTGGAAGGAACGTGGCGAGCCGGTGTACGTGGACGATGTACTTAATGGCGCCGAAGGCGAGAGCCTGCCCGGTGTGCCGACCCTGTCGGAAGGGGGCGGTGACAGCGAAGGCGACTCATTGTATGACGAGGCCGTGGCTTTCGTCACCGAGGGCCGTCGTGTCTCCATCTCTTCGGTGCAACGCAAGTTCAAGATCGGCTACAACCGGGCGGCCAACCTGGTGGAGGCCATGGAAGCCTCCGGCGTGGTCAGTCCTGCCGGTCACAACGGCGCCCGAGAGGTTCTGGCGCCGCCACCCCCGCGAGACTAG
- the lolA gene encoding outer membrane lipoprotein chaperone LolA — MKSICGRILAMATVLFALASPTWADSQAAQALAGKLASYRTYQADFIQVVVDGTGTQVQESHGNLKAKRPGLFFWEAETPFAQTIVADGKQVEVYDPDLEQVTIKDMDQQMTSTPALLLSGEVDNLEEAYRVTRPDDTPGVDDYVLEPRNADSLFLSLRLRFRDDVLSEMRLQDSLDQVSILRFENVQVNEPVADAAFTLDYPDSVDVIKSAQ; from the coding sequence ATGAAAAGCATTTGCGGCCGCATTCTGGCCATGGCCACTGTCCTGTTTGCCCTGGCATCTCCGACCTGGGCCGATTCCCAGGCGGCGCAAGCCCTGGCCGGCAAGCTGGCCAGCTACCGGACTTACCAGGCCGACTTCATCCAGGTGGTCGTCGATGGCACCGGTACCCAGGTTCAGGAGTCCCACGGCAATCTGAAAGCCAAGCGTCCGGGACTGTTCTTCTGGGAAGCGGAAACCCCGTTTGCCCAGACCATCGTGGCCGATGGGAAGCAGGTGGAGGTCTACGATCCGGACCTGGAGCAGGTGACCATCAAGGATATGGACCAGCAAATGACCTCGACGCCGGCGCTGCTGCTGAGTGGTGAAGTCGACAACCTGGAAGAGGCCTACCGCGTAACGCGGCCGGACGACACGCCCGGCGTGGACGATTACGTGCTTGAGCCACGCAACGCCGATTCCCTGTTCCTGTCCCTGCGCCTGCGCTTCCGGGACGATGTGCTCTCGGAAATGCGCCTGCAGGATTCCCTGGACCAGGTAAGCATCCTCCGTTTTGAGAACGTCCAGGTGAACGAGCCGGTGGCCGACGCCGCCTTTACGCTCGATTACCCGGATTCGGTCGACGTCATCAAGAGCGCCCAGTAA